A genomic region of Dreissena polymorpha isolate Duluth1 chromosome 4, UMN_Dpol_1.0, whole genome shotgun sequence contains the following coding sequences:
- the LOC127878648 gene encoding mucin-5AC-like: MSYRVIDPQKVAYYEDRTQEAVFMVWKRPMADDGSGAPSFDFFGTFVKGKTQFLVQPPDRATGSHTLSPVKDVLPTETDFLVNPAFDRDLLKKTLSNISDTSGEHFRNKRQSTAYEVELFFVIDFSLYSFWYSQTTGTEASRKAQTLSTIKQFYAFVLSSMNIRFESVTGSGYSISLRYAGIYIAETTAAAPFIENNLLSFQVNGRKAYLASTVLGTFRTWANANLANIYNYDHAMMFSNYEMGQAPSGTFQESTAGLAYTPGACDSYRYSIVEDKFQAIIATVAAHELGHNLNAQHDATGNACADANFVMSPSTSVSEDQTLTRNQFQFSSCSISYFTGYIATLNSNNNNCLSTRTANYNTSGLDPYLSHLAGQVYPPDTQCRYIQGVGSALYRGYYNYNYSSICTLMACIIPGTSSYSFNLAWDGTTCGNGKICIAGECIASASGPSITDETCAFGNTPGNLLGTPVTTCAAIVGSTATSYNCYQDYYREQCCGTCEQYRLAYINLTDCTYGDKASWCSTLTLSGCYSNAGQCCQSCPARALSIPNCPYGDRATGCDVTLCPRYTEETRTVSCCLTCAPATTTTATTTTTTAATTTTTAATTSTTAATTTTTAATTTTTTAPTTTTAAPTTTTAAPTTTTEAPTTTTEAPTITTAAPTTTTAALTTTTAAPTTTSAAPTTTTAAPTTTTAAPTTTTAAPTTTTAAQTTTTAAPTTTTAAPSTTTADPTTTTAATTTTTAAPATTAAAPSTTTAAPTTSTAAPTTTTAAPTTTTAAPTTTTSAPTTTTAAPTTTTAAPTTTTAAPTTTTAASSTTTAAPTTTTAAPSTTTAAPTTTTAAPTTTTAAPSTTTAAPTTTTAAPTTAAPTTTTAAPTTTTAAPTTSTAAPTTTTAAPTTTTAAPTTTTAAPSTTTTAPTTTTATPTTTTAALTTTTDAPTTTTAAPSTTTSAPTTITAAPTTAAPTTITAAPTTTTVDHTTTTAAPTTTTAAPTTTTAAPTTTTAAPSTTTTAPTTTTAASTTTTAAHSTTTTAPTTSTASPTSTTAAPTTTTAAPTTTTAAPTTTTAAQTTTTAAPTTTTAAPSTTTADPTTTTAATTTTTAAPATTAAAPSTTTAAPTTSTAAPTTTTAAPTTTTAAPTTTTSAPTTTTAAPTTTTAAPTTTTAAPTTTTAASSTTTAAPTTTTAAPSTTTAAPTTTTAAPTTTTAAPSTTTAAPTTTTAAPTTAAPTTTTAAPTTTTAAPTTSTAAPTTTTAAPTTTTAAPSTTTAAPTTTTAAPTTTTAAPSTTTAAPTTTTAAPTTAAPTTTTAAPTTTTAAPTTTTAAPTTTTAAPSTTTTAPTTTTAASTTTTAAPSSSTAVPTTTTAAPTTAAPTTTTAAPTTTTADPTTTTAAPITTTAAPTATTAAPSTTTAAPTTTTAAPTTTFFASTTTTAAPTTTTAAPTATTAAPTTTTSAPTTTTAAPSTTTTAPTTSTASPTSTTAAPTTTTAAPTTKTAAPTTTTAAPSTATAAPTTTTAAATTSTAASTTTSAAPSTTAAAPTTTTAAPTTTTAAPSAITAAPTTTTASTTTTLAATAAQTTTTAAAPTTTEVPTTTTTAPTTTTVALTSTTAAPTTRTASSTTTTNNPNRITWITIRFPVDPVNINFGDLFSISIINLKIDLRVQLLFVYRNMGRRLRDIVIIDLRRGSLVATYEVVYEDTPESAMELTDASLRLVSGKQNVTILNETVSATSVQVNETIVTKDTLSQNVCPLFDATRSCGQGFHCENQDGKPVCVRDETKDGLTAIIIAAVCSAVVLLIIIMFVCIVARCYRNRKESSTFGSSDESQWKEFTKPITPYLGYSNWRDRAIGYYPYPRIASVYGTRSDPAYSYPAYGDNLPRGDGPYESSTRRLERRSYVVSVDLPDPLRKSYDNAAFESEGHLGFRKQ, encoded by the exons ATGTCATATAGGGTCATTGACCCCCAG AAAGTCGCTTACTATGAAGACCGCACACAGGAGGCTGTGTTCATGGTTTGGAAGAGGCCGATGGCAGACGATGGGAGCGGGGCGCCGTCATTTGATTTT tttGGCACGTTTGTTAAGGGTAAAACCCAATTCCTCGTGCAGCCACCCGATCGTGCAACCGGAAGTCACACCCTGTCGCCCGTTAAAGACGTTCTCCCAACAGAGACGGACTTCCTTGTCAACCCAGCGTTCG ATCGAGACTTGCTTAAGAAGACATTGTCAAATATCTCTGACACAAGCGGCGAACATTTTCGAAACAAGCGACAGAGCACCGCGTACGAGGTGGAACTCTTCTTTGTCATCGACTTCTCATTGTATTCATT TTGGTACAGCCAAACAACGGGGACAGAGGCGTCCAGGAAAGCACAGACACTGAGTACCATCAAACAGTTCTACGCATTTGTATTAAGCTCG ATGAACATCCGATTCGAGAGCGTCACTGGTTCCGGTTACTCCATCTCGCTGCGGTACGCCGGTATCTACATAGCAGAG ACGACTGCTGCCGCACCGTTCATCGAGAACAATTTACTGTCGTTCCAAGTTAACGGACGCAAAGCATATTTAGCTTCTACCGTTCTCGGCACATTCAGGACCTGGGCAAATGCAAACCTCGCTAACATTTACAACTACGACCATGCTATGATGTTTTCAAA TTACGAGATGGGACAAGCTCCAAGCGGAACATTTCAGGAGAGTACAGCAG GACTCGCATACACGCCCGGGGCATGTGACAGTTATCGATACTCCATCGTCGAAGACAAGTTCCAGGCCATCATTGCAACAGTTGCTGCTCATGAACTTGGACACAA TTTGAATGCACAGCACGATGCTACAGGTAACGCGTGTGCGGATGCCAACTTCGTCATGTCACCGTCCACGTCTGTTAGCGAAGATCAAACACTGACACGCAACCAGTTCCAGTTTTCGAGTTGCTCGATCAGTTACTTTACAGGATATATAGCGACACTCAATAG taacaacaacaactgcCTTTCCACTCGTACCGCTAACTACAACACATCTGGCCTTGACCCATACCTTAGTCACCTTGCCGGTCAGGTGTATCCTCCGGACACTCAGTGCCGGTATATTCAGGGTGTTGGTTCTGCCCTTTACCGG GGCTATTACAACTATAATTATAGCAGCATTTGCACTTTGATGGCGTGTATTATTCCGGGAACAAGCAGTTACTCCTTCAATTTGGCTTGGGACGGAACCACTTGCGGAAACGGGAAA ATATGCATTGCCGGAGAATGTATTGCATCAGCATCGGGTCCGTCTATTACTGACG AGACATGCGCATTCGGCAACACCCCTGGTAACCTCCTCGGGACCCCGGTAACCACCTGTGCCGCCATCGTCGGGAGCACAGCGACCTCCTACAACTGCTACCAAGACTACTATAGGGAGCAATGCTGTGGAACATGCGAGCAGTACCGCCTTGCATATATCAATTTAACAG ATTGTACCTATGGAGATAAAGCTAGCTGGTGCTCCACATTGACACTTAGCGGTTGCTATAGTAACGCAGGCCAGTGTTGTCAGTCATGTCCGGCTAGAGCGTTGAGTATTCCCA ATTGCCCTTACGGTGACCGAGCAACAGGGTGCGACGTAACATTATGCCCACGATATACCGAGGAAACAAGAACTGTGAGTTGCTGTCTGACATGCGCCCctgctaccactacaactgctactacaacaactacgactgctgctacaacaactacaactgctGCCACGACAAGtacaactgctgctactactacaacaactgctgctactaccactacaactacagctcctacaactacaactgctgctcctaccactacaactgctgctcctaccactacaaccgaagctcctaccactacaactgaagCTCCTACCattacaactgctgctcctaccactacaactgctgctcttacaactacaactgctgctcctaccactacatcTGCAGCTCCTACAactacaactgcagctcctaccactacaactgcagctcctacaactacaactgctgctcctaccactacaactgcagctcaaaccactacaactgctgctcctaccactacaactgcagctccttccactacaactgcagatcctaccactacaactgctgctaccaccactacaactgcagctcctGCCACTACAGCTGCAGCTCCTTCCAccacaactgctgctcctaccacttcaactgcagctcctacaactacaactgctgctcctaccactacaactgctgctcctaccactacaacttctgctcctaccactacaactgcagctcctaccactacaactgctgctcctaccactacaacagcagctcctaccactacaactgctgcttcttccactacaactgctgctcctaccactacaactgcagctccttcaactacaactgctgctcctaccactacaactgcagctcctactactacaactgctgctccttccactacaactgctgctcctaccactacaactgcagctcctacaactgctgctcctaccactacaactgctgctcctaccaccacaactgcagctcctaccacttcaactgctgctcctaccactacaactgctgctcctaccactacaactgcagctcctaccactacaactgctgctccttccactacaactactgctcctacaactacaactgctactcctaccactacaactgctgctcttaccactacaactgacgctccaaccactacaactgctgctccttcCACTACAACTTCTGCTCCCACCACTATAACTGCAGCTCCTACAACGGCTGCTCCTACCACTAtaactgctgctcctaccactacaactgttGATcataccactacaactgctgctcctaccactacaactgcagctcctaccactacaactgctgctccaaccactacaactgctgctccttccactacaactactgctcctaccactacaactgcagcttctaccactacaactgctgctcatTCCACTACAACTACTGCTCCTACCACTTCAACTGCATCTCCTACCagtacaactgctgctcctaccactacaactgcagctcctacaactacaactgctgctcctaccactacaactgcagctcaaaccactacaactgctgctcctaccactacaactgcagctccttccactacaactgcagatcctaccactacaactgctgctaccaccactacaactgcagctcctGCCACTACAGCTGCAGCTCCTTCCAccacaactgctgctcctaccacttcaactgcagctcctacaactacaactgctgctcctaccactacaactgctgctcctaccactacaacttctgctcctaccactacaactgcagctcctaccactacaactgctgctcctaccactacaacagcagctcctaccactacaactgctgcttcttccactacaactgctgctcctaccactacaactgcagctccttcaactacaactgctgctcctaccactacaactgcagctcctactactacaactgctgctccttccactacaactgctgctcctaccactacaactgcagctcctacaactgctgctcctaccactacaactgctgctcctaccaccacaactgcagctcctaccacttcaactgctgctcctaccactacaactgctgctcctaccactacaactgcagctccttcaactacaactgctgctcctaccactacaactgcagctcctactactacaactgctgctccttccactacaactgctgctcctaccactacaactgcagctcctacaactgctgctcctaccactacaactgctgctcctaccactacaactgcagctcctaccactacaactgctgctccaaccactacaactgctgctccttccactacaactactgctcctaccactacaactgcagcttctaccactacaactgctgctccttcCTCTTCAACTGCTgttcctaccactacaactgcagctcctacaactgctgctcctaccactactactgctgctcctaccactacaactgctgatcctaccactacaactgctgctcctatcactacaactgcagctcctacggctacaactgcagctccttccactacaactgctgctcctaccactacaactgctgctcctaccactacattTTTTGcttctaccactacaactgctgctcctacaactacaactgcagctcctaccgctacaactgcagctcctacaactacaacttctgcccctaccactacaactgctgctccttcCACTACAACTACTGCTCCTACCACTTCAACTGCATCTCCTACCagtacaactgctgctcctaccactacaactgcagctcctaccactaaaactgctgctcctaccactacaactgctgctccttcCACtgcaactgctgctcctaccactacaactgcagctGCTACCACTTCAACTGCTGCTTCTACCACAACATCTGCTGCTCCTTCCACCACAgctgctgctcctaccactacaactgctgctcctacaactacaactgctgctccttcCGCTATAACTGCAgctcctactactacaactgcttctACTACCACAACACTTGCTGCAACAGCTGCTCAAACCACTACGACTGCAGCTGCTCCAACGACAACTGAGGTTCCTACCACGACAACTacagctcctaccactacaactgtaGCTCTTACatctacaactgctgctcctacaaCTAGAACAGCTTCCTCTACAACTACAACAAATAATCCAAACCGCATTACTTGGATAACAATACGATTCCCAGTTGATCCTGTCAACATCAACTTCGGTGATCTATTTTCCATTTCCATCATAAACCTGAAGATAGACCTCAGAGTTCAG TTGCTGTTCGTGTACCGCAACATGGGGCGACGATTAAGAGACATAGTCATAATTGACCTGAG GCGCGGCAGTCTGGTGGCGACGTACGAAGTTGTTTACGAGGACACACCGGAATCAGCGATGGAATTGACCGACGCTTCTCTAAGACTTGTATCTGGCAAACAAAACGTCACGATTTTGAACGAGACTGTGTCTGCAACTTCCGTTCAAGTGAACGAAACCATCG ttACCAAGGATACGTTGAGTCAGAACGTGTGTCCTCTATTTGATGCAACCAGAAGCTGTGGACAGGGGTTCCACTGTGAGAACCAAGACGGAAAACCAGTCTGTGT acGAGATGAAACAAAAG ATGGTTTGACCGCCATTATAATTGCTGCAGTTTGCAGTGCGGTTGTACTGTTAATTATAATCATGTTCGTCTGTATTGTTGCGCGCTGCTACCGTAACAGGAAAGAGTCGAGCACCTTTGG TTCCAGTGACGAGTCGCAATGGAAGGAGTTTACAAAACCGATAACGCCATATCTAGGATACTCCAACTGGCGAGATAGAGCTATAGGTTACTACCCTTATCCCAGAATCGCTTCTGTTTACGGAACTCGATCCGACCCGGCTTACTCTTATCCTGCGTATGGTGATAACTTGCCGAGAGGAGACGGTCCTTATGAGAGTTCGACACGACGGTTGGAACGCCGATCTTACGTTGTGTCGGTTGACCTTCCGGACCCGTTACGCAAAT CATATGACAACGCCGCCTTCGAATCGGAAGGGCACTTGGGCTTCAGAAAACAGTGA